The Thermosulfurimonas sp. F29 genome includes a window with the following:
- the rpsJ gene encoding 30S ribosomal protein S10, which translates to MVPAQKIRIKLKAYDHKVLDRSVAEIVRTARDTGARVVGPIPLPTKISRWTVLRSPHIDKNSREQFEIRTHKRLLDILEPTQQTIDALMQLELPAGVEVEIKL; encoded by the coding sequence ATGGTACCAGCGCAGAAGATACGGATAAAATTGAAGGCTTACGACCACAAGGTGCTTGATCGGTCGGTGGCGGAGATCGTGCGCACGGCGCGGGACACGGGAGCACGGGTGGTGGGGCCTATCCCGCTTCCCACCAAGATCAGCCGGTGGACGGTTCTGCGTTCGCCGCACATCGACAAGAATTCCCGGGAGCAGTTCGAGATCCGGACGCACAAGAGGTTGCTGGACATTCTCGAGCCCACCCAGCAGACCATAGATGCGTTGATGCAGCTGGAGCTTCCGGCCGGAGTGGAAGTGGAGATCAAGCTATAA
- the tuf gene encoding elongation factor Tu → MSKPKFERKKPHLNVGTIGHIDHGKSTLTSAITRVLSTKGLAEYVPFENIDKAPEERQRGITIQLAHVEYETEKRHYAHVDCPGHADYIKNMITGAAQMDGSILVVAATDGPMPQTREHILLARQVNVPAIVVFMNKVDMVDDEELLDLVELEVRELLSKYGYDGDNAPVVRGSALKALECGCGKEDCQWCGPIWELMRAVDEYIPEPVREVDKPFLMPIEDVFSISGRGTVVTGKVERGVLKPGDEVEIVGLRPTVKTVATSVEMFRKILDEALPGDNIGVLLRGVGKDEVERGQVLAQPGTITPHTKFKAEVYVLKKEEGGRHTPFFNGYRPQFYFRTTDVTGVVKLPEGVEMVMPGDNVELEVELIKPVAMEEGLRFAIREGGRTVGAGVVTKILE, encoded by the coding sequence ATGTCGAAGCCAAAGTTTGAGCGGAAGAAGCCGCACTTGAATGTGGGGACGATAGGGCACATTGACCACGGGAAGTCGACGCTTACGAGTGCGATCACGAGGGTGTTGTCGACGAAGGGGTTGGCGGAGTATGTGCCGTTTGAGAACATAGACAAGGCGCCGGAGGAGAGGCAGAGGGGGATAACGATTCAGCTGGCGCATGTGGAGTACGAGACGGAGAAGAGGCACTATGCGCATGTGGACTGTCCTGGTCATGCGGACTACATCAAGAACATGATTACGGGAGCGGCGCAGATGGACGGGTCGATCTTGGTGGTGGCGGCGACGGACGGGCCGATGCCGCAGACGCGGGAGCACATACTGCTGGCGCGTCAGGTGAATGTGCCGGCGATAGTGGTGTTTATGAACAAGGTGGACATGGTGGATGACGAGGAGTTGTTGGACCTGGTGGAGTTAGAGGTGAGGGAGTTGTTGTCGAAGTATGGATATGATGGGGACAATGCGCCGGTGGTGAGGGGGAGTGCGCTTAAGGCGCTTGAGTGTGGGTGTGGCAAGGAGGATTGTCAGTGGTGTGGTCCGATATGGGAGTTGATGAGGGCGGTGGACGAGTACATACCGGAGCCGGTGAGGGAGGTGGACAAGCCGTTTTTGATGCCGATAGAGGATGTATTTTCGATAAGTGGTCGAGGGACGGTGGTTACGGGGAAGGTGGAGAGGGGTGTATTGAAGCCTGGGGATGAGGTGGAGATAGTGGGTTTGAGGCCGACGGTGAAGACGGTGGCGACGAGTGTGGAGATGTTCAGGAAGATACTGGACGAGGCGTTGCCCGGGGATAATATAGGTGTGCTTTTGAGGGGGGTGGGCAAGGACGAGGTGGAGCGTGGGCAGGTATTGGCGCAGCCTGGGACGATCACGCCGCACACGAAGTTTAAGGCGGAGGTATATGTATTGAAGAAGGAGGAGGGAGGACGGCACACGCCGTTTTTCAACGGTTATCGTCCGCAGTTTTATTTTCGGACGACGGATGTGACGGGAGTGGTGAAGCTACCTGAGGGGGTGGAGATGGTGATGCCTGGGGACAATGTGGAGCTGGAGGTGGAGTTGATCAAGCCGGTGGCGATGGAGGAGGGATTGAGGTTTGCGATACGGGAGGGTGGCCGCACGGTGGGAGCCGGGGTGGTCACCAAGATTCTGGAATAA
- the fusA gene encoding elongation factor G — MDAESLKKLKLTRNIGFVAHIDAGKTTTTERVLYYTGRTHKIGEVHEGTATMDFLPQEQERGITITSAATTCFWKGHKINIIDTPGHVDFTIEVERSLRVLDGAVVIFCAVGGVEPQSETVWRQANKYKVPRIAFVNKMDRLGANFERVVEEIRTRLGATPLPLQIPIGAEDSFVGVVDLVGMKAIVWEEETLGAKYHFEEIPADLRDKAEEYRTNLLETLADINDEIMEKYLEGEEISEEEIKKAVREGTLAFKIVPVLCGSAFKNKGVQPLLDAIVDYLPSPLDIPPVKGFNPDTGEVEERITDPEGPLAALAFKIMTDPYVGTLTFLRIYSGKLESGVTVYNSTKRKRERIGRLVRMHAKHREEITSAEAGDIVAALGLRVTTTGDTLCDETKPIELEKLEIPDPVISVAVEPKTKADQEKLANALQKIALEDPSFRVQTDQETGQTLIWGMGELHLEIIVDRLVREFKVGVNVGRPEVAYKETITTSAEAEGKYIKQTGGRGQYGHVKLVLEPNPGKGFEFVSEIVGGAIPKEFIPAVEKGVREAMEQGVLAGYPVVDVRVRLVDGSYHEVDSSELAFAIAGSLGFKEAARKANPVLLEPIMKLEVVTPEEYLGDVLGDISSRRGKVEGMDARGNVKVIRAFVPLAEMFGYATQLRSLTQGRANFTMQFSHYEKVPAHLAEDIIKKAKGV; from the coding sequence ATGGATGCGGAATCCCTGAAAAAACTGAAGCTCACGCGCAACATCGGTTTCGTGGCCCACATCGACGCGGGGAAGACCACCACCACCGAGCGCGTCCTTTACTATACCGGGCGGACGCACAAGATCGGCGAGGTCCACGAGGGCACGGCCACCATGGACTTCCTGCCGCAGGAGCAGGAGCGGGGGATCACCATTACCTCGGCGGCCACGACCTGTTTCTGGAAGGGGCACAAGATCAACATCATCGACACTCCCGGCCATGTGGACTTCACCATCGAGGTGGAGCGGAGCCTGCGGGTGCTCGACGGGGCGGTGGTTATTTTCTGTGCCGTGGGCGGGGTGGAGCCTCAGTCCGAGACCGTCTGGCGTCAGGCCAACAAGTACAAGGTCCCCCGCATCGCCTTCGTAAACAAGATGGACCGCCTGGGGGCTAACTTCGAGCGGGTGGTGGAGGAGATCAGGACCCGTCTCGGGGCCACTCCTCTTCCCCTTCAGATCCCCATCGGGGCCGAGGACAGCTTCGTGGGGGTGGTGGATCTCGTCGGCATGAAGGCCATCGTCTGGGAGGAGGAGACCCTGGGGGCCAAGTATCACTTCGAGGAGATCCCCGCGGACCTCAGAGACAAGGCCGAGGAATACCGGACCAATCTTCTGGAGACCCTGGCGGACATCAACGACGAGATCATGGAGAAGTACCTCGAGGGGGAGGAGATCTCCGAGGAGGAGATCAAGAAGGCCGTGCGCGAGGGGACGCTGGCCTTTAAGATAGTTCCGGTGCTCTGCGGTTCGGCCTTCAAGAACAAGGGGGTGCAGCCCCTGCTCGATGCCATCGTGGACTACCTGCCCTCGCCGCTCGACATCCCGCCGGTGAAGGGTTTCAATCCGGACACCGGTGAGGTGGAGGAGCGGATTACCGATCCCGAGGGTCCGCTTGCGGCCCTGGCCTTCAAGATCATGACCGATCCCTATGTGGGAACCCTTACCTTTCTCAGGATCTATTCCGGGAAGCTCGAGTCCGGGGTTACCGTTTACAATTCCACCAAGCGCAAGAGGGAGCGGATCGGGCGTCTGGTGCGCATGCACGCCAAGCATCGGGAGGAGATCACCAGCGCCGAGGCCGGGGACATCGTGGCGGCGCTGGGGTTGCGGGTCACCACCACCGGAGACACCCTGTGCGACGAGACCAAGCCCATAGAGCTAGAGAAACTCGAGATCCCTGATCCGGTTATCTCGGTGGCGGTGGAGCCCAAGACCAAGGCCGATCAGGAAAAACTGGCCAACGCCCTCCAGAAGATCGCTCTCGAGGATCCCTCCTTCCGGGTCCAGACCGATCAGGAGACCGGGCAGACCCTCATCTGGGGGATGGGCGAGCTGCATCTTGAGATCATCGTGGATCGGCTGGTGCGGGAGTTCAAGGTGGGGGTGAATGTGGGTCGCCCGGAGGTGGCCTACAAGGAGACCATTACCACCTCCGCCGAGGCCGAGGGTAAGTACATCAAGCAGACCGGTGGTCGCGGGCAGTACGGACATGTGAAGCTGGTGCTTGAGCCCAATCCCGGGAAGGGTTTTGAGTTCGTCTCCGAGATCGTGGGGGGAGCCATTCCCAAGGAGTTTATTCCGGCGGTGGAAAAGGGCGTGCGCGAGGCCATGGAGCAGGGGGTGCTGGCCGGCTACCCGGTGGTGGATGTGCGGGTGCGGCTGGTGGACGGAAGCTATCACGAGGTGGACTCTTCGGAGCTGGCCTTCGCCATTGCGGGCTCCCTGGGTTTCAAGGAGGCCGCGAGAAAGGCCAATCCGGTTCTCCTTGAACCCATCATGAAGCTCGAGGTGGTGACCCCGGAGGAATACCTGGGGGATGTGCTGGGGGACATTTCCTCCCGGCGCGGAAAGGTGGAGGGTATGGATGCGCGGGGGAATGTAAAGGTGATCCGGGCCTTCGTCCCCCTTGCGGAAATGTTCGGATATGCTACACAATTGCGGTCGCTGACGCAGGGGCGAGCCAACTTTACCATGCAGTTTTCGCACTACGAGAAGGTGCCGGCCCATCTGGCCGAGGACATCATAAAGAAAGCCAAAGGGGTGTAG
- the rpsG gene encoding 30S ribosomal protein S7 has translation MPRRGPVPKREVLPDPKYGSVLVAKFINCLMRDGKKSVARRIFYGAMELLEKKSGGEDPLKIFEKAVENCKPLLETRSRRVGGATYQVPMEVRPERQQSLAIRWLIQAARERSEKTMVERLANELWDAYHERGAAIKKKEDTHRMAESNRAFAHYRW, from the coding sequence ATGCCGCGCAGGGGTCCGGTTCCGAAGCGAGAAGTTTTGCCTGATCCGAAGTATGGAAGTGTGCTGGTGGCCAAGTTCATCAACTGTCTCATGCGGGACGGGAAGAAGAGCGTGGCTCGGCGCATCTTTTACGGGGCCATGGAGCTTCTGGAGAAGAAGTCCGGGGGGGAGGATCCCCTCAAGATATTCGAGAAGGCGGTGGAGAACTGCAAGCCCCTTCTCGAGACCCGCTCGAGGCGGGTGGGAGGGGCTACCTATCAGGTGCCCATGGAGGTGAGGCCGGAGCGGCAGCAATCTCTGGCCATTCGGTGGCTAATTCAGGCGGCCCGGGAGCGCTCGGAGAAGACCATGGTGGAGCGTCTGGCCAACGAGCTGTGGGATGCCTATCACGAGCGGGGAGCGGCCATAAAGAAGAAGGAAGATACCCACCGGATGGCCGAGTCCAATAGGGCCTTTGCCCATTACCGCTGGTAG
- the rpsL gene encoding 30S ribosomal protein S12, which produces MPTFNQLVRYGRKKRKSKSKSPALEGCPQKRGVCVRVYTTTPKKPNSALRKVARVRLTNGIEVTAYIPGIGHNLQEHSVVLVRGGRVKDLPGVRYKIIRGALDAAGVQDRRKSRSKYGAPRPK; this is translated from the coding sequence ATGCCGACCTTTAACCAGCTGGTAAGATACGGGCGGAAGAAGAGAAAGTCGAAGTCCAAGTCGCCGGCCCTGGAGGGTTGTCCGCAGAAGCGGGGGGTGTGCGTAAGGGTGTACACCACCACCCCGAAGAAGCCCAACTCTGCGCTCCGGAAGGTGGCGCGGGTGCGCCTTACCAACGGGATCGAGGTGACGGCCTACATTCCCGGTATCGGGCACAACCTGCAGGAGCACTCGGTGGTTCTGGTGCGCGGGGGTCGTGTTAAGGACCTTCCCGGGGTGCGTTACAAGATCATTCGGGGCGCGCTTGACGCTGCGGGCGTGCAGGATCGTCGCAAGTCCCGCTCCAAGTACGGAGCTCCCAGACCGAAGTAA
- a CDS encoding sodium-dependent transporter encodes MEKREHWGSRIGLILAMAGNAVGLGNFLRFPTQAAQNGGGVFMIPYMISLLLIAIPLMWVEWGIGRYGGVRGHGTTPAIFGLLWKNPLSRYVGVLGLFVPFVVACYYVYIESWTLGYAFFALAGKLPQVAASGAASSEEYLRPFREFLARYTGMRGGGLYHPSLAAYLFFLLTMLLNYLILVKGISGGIERFAKVAMPVLFGLAIVLMMRVITLKTPHGSAVEGLNFLWEPKWHQLANPRVWLAAAGQVFFTLSLGFGAIITYASYLKRNDDLTLSALTASSLNEFAEIILGGSIAIPAAAAFFGVAAAQTIAASGAFNLAFVSLPAIFANLPAGSLLGFFWFILLFFAGITSSVAITQPVIAFLEDEFRWSRTRAVTATVLLLLALAHLPILLPKALDEMDFWAGTFFVVVFALCEVLVFFWAFEPSAAWREINRGGLIKLPRVFFFIMRYVTPFFLSIITGWWLFRELPDYLRGTSPVVWVTRGVLAAIFLGFVLLVHLSRKENRHGR; translated from the coding sequence ATGGAAAAGAGGGAACACTGGGGGTCGCGGATCGGGCTCATTCTGGCCATGGCGGGAAACGCGGTGGGGCTGGGCAACTTCCTGCGCTTCCCCACGCAGGCCGCCCAGAACGGGGGCGGGGTCTTCATGATCCCCTACATGATCTCGTTGCTCCTCATCGCCATCCCCCTCATGTGGGTGGAGTGGGGGATCGGGCGCTACGGAGGGGTGCGCGGACACGGCACCACCCCGGCCATCTTCGGGCTCCTCTGGAAAAATCCCCTCTCCCGCTATGTGGGGGTGCTGGGGCTCTTCGTGCCCTTCGTGGTGGCCTGCTACTATGTCTACATCGAGTCCTGGACCCTGGGCTACGCCTTCTTCGCCCTTGCGGGAAAACTTCCCCAGGTGGCGGCGTCCGGAGCGGCCTCCTCGGAGGAATACCTTCGCCCCTTCAGGGAGTTTCTGGCCCGCTACACCGGGATGCGGGGGGGAGGGCTCTACCATCCCTCCCTTGCGGCCTACCTTTTCTTCCTCCTTACCATGCTCCTCAACTACCTCATCCTGGTGAAGGGTATCTCCGGCGGGATCGAACGTTTCGCCAAGGTGGCCATGCCCGTTCTTTTCGGGCTGGCCATCGTGCTCATGATGCGGGTGATCACCCTCAAGACCCCTCACGGAAGCGCGGTGGAGGGGCTCAACTTCCTCTGGGAGCCCAAGTGGCACCAGCTGGCCAACCCCAGGGTGTGGCTGGCCGCGGCCGGACAGGTCTTTTTCACCCTGAGTCTGGGCTTCGGGGCCATCATTACCTACGCCTCCTATCTCAAGCGCAACGACGATCTCACCCTTTCGGCGCTCACGGCCTCCTCCCTTAACGAATTTGCGGAGATCATCCTGGGAGGTTCCATAGCCATTCCCGCGGCGGCGGCCTTCTTCGGGGTGGCCGCGGCTCAAACCATTGCCGCAAGCGGGGCCTTCAATCTGGCCTTCGTGAGCCTTCCGGCCATCTTCGCCAATCTTCCCGCCGGCTCCCTCCTGGGCTTCTTCTGGTTCATCCTGCTCTTCTTCGCGGGCATCACCTCCTCGGTGGCCATCACCCAGCCGGTGATCGCCTTCCTGGAGGACGAATTCCGCTGGTCGCGCACCCGGGCGGTCACCGCCACCGTGCTTCTCCTCCTCGCCCTGGCTCACCTTCCCATCCTGCTCCCCAAGGCCCTCGACGAGATGGATTTCTGGGCCGGTACCTTCTTCGTGGTGGTCTTCGCCCTGTGCGAAGTCCTGGTCTTCTTCTGGGCCTTCGAGCCCTCGGCAGCCTGGCGGGAAATCAACCGGGGCGGTCTCATCAAGCTTCCCAGGGTATTTTTCTTCATCATGCGGTATGTCACGCCCTTTTTCCTCTCCATCATCACCGGTTGGTGGCTCTTCAGAGAGCTTCCAGATTACCTCCGGGGAACCTCACCGGTGGTGTGGGTGACCCGGGGGGTGCTCGCGGCCATCTTTCTGGGCTTTGTACTGCTGGTCCATCTCTCCCGAAAGGAGAATCGTCATGGACGGTAG
- a CDS encoding replication-associated recombination protein A, translating into MPPEAADGKSSLFAPRPPLAERLRPRSFSEFLGQPHLLGKGRLLTRIISHGKLPSLILWGPPGCGKTTLAKLLAKEAGAHLATLSAVDSGVKDLRKVVEEARRRASLGRKTVLFIDEIHRFNKAQQDFLLPYVEDGTVTLIGATTENPSFSVIAPLLSRCRVVVLNPLSPEDIRVLLERALRDPERGYGREKVEVEPGVLELLAEAAEGDARVALNYLETLVESTAPEEDGIRRIRKEDLARLAGEKPLRHDRSGEEHYNLLSAFHKSLRGSDPDAALYWMVRLLEAGEDPRVILRRILAAASEDVGNADPMALLVAVAAKEAYEFLGSPEGELALAQAAVYVACAPKSNAVYRGLAAAREDVRRHGALPVPMHLRNPVTALMRALGYGKGYRYAHDYPSGFVEQQYLPDELRDRRYYRPTDRGFEATIRERLLKWWRGRKG; encoded by the coding sequence GTGCCGCCCGAGGCCGCCGACGGAAAAAGTAGCCTCTTTGCCCCGAGGCCGCCCCTTGCCGAAAGGCTAAGGCCCCGGAGTTTTTCCGAATTCCTGGGGCAGCCCCACCTCCTCGGCAAGGGCCGACTCCTGACCCGCATCATCTCCCACGGAAAACTTCCCTCCCTCATTCTCTGGGGGCCACCGGGCTGCGGGAAGACCACCCTGGCAAAGCTTCTGGCAAAAGAGGCAGGGGCCCATCTCGCCACCCTTTCGGCCGTGGATTCCGGGGTAAAGGACCTGCGGAAGGTGGTGGAGGAGGCCCGGAGGAGGGCATCCCTCGGCCGCAAAACCGTGCTCTTCATCGACGAGATCCACCGCTTCAACAAGGCCCAGCAGGACTTCCTCCTTCCCTATGTGGAAGACGGCACGGTGACCCTCATCGGGGCCACCACCGAGAACCCCTCCTTTTCGGTGATCGCCCCCCTTCTTTCCCGCTGCCGGGTGGTGGTTCTGAACCCCTTGAGTCCCGAGGACATACGCGTGCTCCTTGAGAGGGCCCTGCGGGACCCCGAAAGGGGCTACGGCCGGGAGAAGGTAGAGGTCGAGCCGGGGGTACTGGAGCTTCTGGCGGAGGCCGCGGAGGGGGACGCCCGGGTGGCCCTGAATTATCTTGAGACCCTGGTGGAAAGCACCGCCCCGGAGGAGGACGGGATCCGGCGTATTCGGAAGGAGGACCTTGCGCGCCTCGCCGGCGAAAAGCCCCTGCGACACGACCGGAGCGGCGAGGAACACTACAACCTGCTCTCGGCCTTTCACAAGAGTTTGCGGGGAAGCGACCCGGACGCGGCCCTCTACTGGATGGTGCGTCTGCTCGAGGCCGGGGAGGATCCCCGGGTAATACTGCGGCGGATACTGGCCGCCGCCTCGGAGGATGTGGGAAACGCCGACCCCATGGCGCTTTTGGTGGCGGTGGCCGCGAAGGAGGCCTACGAGTTTCTGGGAAGTCCGGAGGGGGAGCTGGCCCTGGCCCAGGCGGCGGTCTATGTGGCCTGCGCCCCCAAGAGCAACGCCGTCTATCGGGGGCTCGCCGCGGCCCGGGAGGATGTCCGCCGCCACGGGGCTCTCCCGGTGCCCATGCACCTGCGCAACCCCGTAACCGCCCTCATGCGGGCCCTGGGCTACGGCAAGGGCTACAGGTACGCCCACGATTACCCCAGCGGCTTCGTCGAACAGCAATACCTTCCGGACGAACTAAGGGACCGCCGCTACTATCGCCCCACCGACCGCGGCTTTGAGGCCACCATTCGGGAGAGGCTCCTCAAGTGGTGGCGGGGGAGGAAGGGATAA
- a CDS encoding AbrB/MazE/SpoVT family DNA-binding domain-containing protein yields the protein MPLATVTSKGQITLPKPVREALKLRIGDKVEITIEDGKAVLRPLSKRVEEVFGKLSREGKGYTVEEMDAHLKEEIKRRWK from the coding sequence ATGCCTTTGGCTACCGTGACGAGTAAAGGCCAGATTACCCTCCCTAAGCCTGTAAGGGAGGCTTTAAAGTTGAGAATAGGCGACAAGGTAGAGATCACCATTGAAGACGGAAAAGCCGTACTGAGACCGCTTTCGAAAAGGGTTGAAGAGGTTTTCGGAAAGCTTTCCCGGGAAGGTAAAGGTTATACTGTTGAGGAAATGGATGCTCACCTCAAAGAGGAAATCAAAAGGCGCTGGAAATGA
- a CDS encoding tRNA-dihydrouridine synthase, producing the protein MLLLAPMDGLTHVAFRRLVAAYGPPDLFYTEMVSVRAVVFQPPERDPYLRHTETDRPLIAQLAGREPELFEEAVRRLEERFDFAGYDLNLGCTRGRARRQGWGAALMEEPELARKIAAAVRRATRKPLSAKLRSAPGHDLRRLLTLAEGLLAEGVDTLVLHPRAPEEGLKRPPRWEEIATLKRETGARVVGNGEILSPDDAIRMLETTGCDGVMIGRASLLRPWIFRDVRALLKGEPPPEPPDPLEPVEILARNLGFLPGEWREKRFILWLFWYLQNFPFGLYYFGQVQRTRGIPQKIALLKDLLTPERIPPYPVRIRQNR; encoded by the coding sequence ATGCTCCTCCTGGCCCCCATGGACGGGCTCACGCATGTGGCCTTCCGGCGGCTGGTAGCCGCCTACGGTCCGCCGGACCTCTTTTACACCGAGATGGTGAGCGTGCGGGCGGTGGTCTTCCAGCCCCCGGAACGCGATCCCTACCTCCGGCATACCGAAACCGATCGTCCCCTGATCGCGCAGCTTGCGGGGCGGGAGCCGGAGCTTTTCGAGGAGGCCGTAAGGCGGCTCGAGGAGCGGTTCGACTTCGCGGGTTACGACCTCAACCTCGGGTGCACCCGGGGGCGAGCCCGCAGGCAGGGCTGGGGGGCGGCCCTGATGGAGGAGCCGGAACTGGCCCGGAAGATAGCCGCGGCGGTCCGCCGGGCCACGCGCAAACCCCTTTCGGCCAAGCTGCGCTCCGCCCCGGGACACGACCTCAGGCGGCTTCTCACCCTTGCGGAGGGTCTGCTCGCCGAGGGCGTTGACACGCTTGTCCTTCACCCCCGCGCCCCGGAGGAGGGCCTCAAACGGCCTCCGCGGTGGGAGGAGATCGCTACCCTCAAACGCGAAACCGGAGCCAGAGTTGTCGGAAACGGAGAGATCCTTTCACCCGACGACGCGATCCGGATGCTCGAGACCACGGGCTGCGACGGCGTTATGATCGGCCGGGCGTCCCTCCTCCGCCCCTGGATCTTCCGGGATGTTCGGGCCCTTCTCAAGGGAGAGCCCCCACCCGAGCCCCCGGACCCCCTCGAGCCGGTGGAGATTCTGGCTAGAAACCTAGGGTTTTTGCCCGGGGAATGGCGGGAGAAACGCTTTATCCTGTGGTTATTCTGGTACCTCCAGAACTTCCCTTTCGGGCTTTACTATTTCGGACAGGTGCAGAGGACACGGGGCATCCCGCAAAAAATAGCGCTCCTCAAGGATCTCCTCACCCCGGAAAGGATACCCCCCTACCCCGTCCGCATTCGCCAGAACCGGTAG
- a CDS encoding cytochrome c3 family protein: MALLWAGVFMVILGISFGESVYAGRYLRSAHGNSTAGVLRNWPAGGPAVSTGNCFNCHEMHASVGGSEPQPPSPNGGPSPYTLFSPAFISQTQGFCLDCHDGSTTVSSRSICNYSYSYRAGGWTADSLNNIRDMFDTSSAVILSAHNLSDILDFITTNSTWGFTRDTSPCVACHNPHYVQGDPFDSSGPKSSGSRGWMLTRPSAHGSSNPRDFLWGDDSGERMKDYAGAYIYQAPYRYGSTSQYEPDGSTTTDGSNLADMVTFCLDCHSSDMSRYGLNNTPIDWSLNGDKHGLRPADNGTDLRPPYDNSKGGSYVLACTDCHEPHGARNLYLIRQEVNGDVLGTNIRFWSSNQWGYLCARCHKDDAAAFNGTQYSWKWVHHCSDDAPYTGSAWGKACTSSSNAPPKMCGPCHANGVRNCTNCHAHGKDDSWILDYNPSYYTGRRCF, encoded by the coding sequence ATGGCGTTGCTGTGGGCCGGGGTCTTTATGGTGATACTGGGGATCTCTTTCGGGGAGAGTGTTTATGCCGGCCGGTATCTACGGTCCGCCCACGGGAATTCCACGGCGGGGGTTCTTCGCAACTGGCCCGCCGGGGGGCCGGCGGTAAGCACGGGCAACTGTTTTAACTGTCACGAGATGCACGCCAGCGTGGGAGGTAGCGAACCCCAGCCTCCCTCTCCCAATGGGGGGCCTTCTCCCTACACCCTCTTTTCCCCGGCTTTCATTTCTCAGACGCAGGGGTTCTGTCTCGACTGTCACGATGGATCCACCACCGTTTCCTCCCGCTCTATATGTAATTACAGTTACAGTTATCGGGCCGGGGGGTGGACCGCTGACTCCCTCAACAACATCAGGGACATGTTTGACACCAGCAGTGCCGTGATCCTTTCGGCCCACAATCTGTCCGATATTCTGGATTTCATTACCACCAATTCCACCTGGGGATTTACCCGGGATACCTCTCCGTGTGTGGCCTGTCATAATCCCCATTATGTTCAGGGGGACCCCTTCGATTCCTCCGGACCCAAGAGTTCCGGCTCACGGGGCTGGATGCTCACCCGCCCGAGCGCTCACGGAAGCTCCAATCCCCGGGATTTTCTCTGGGGTGACGATTCCGGTGAGAGGATGAAGGATTACGCGGGGGCCTATATTTATCAGGCCCCCTATCGTTACGGTTCCACCTCTCAGTACGAGCCCGACGGATCCACCACCACGGACGGGTCCAATCTCGCGGATATGGTGACCTTTTGCCTGGACTGTCACAGCAGCGACATGAGCAGATATGGCCTGAACAATACCCCCATTGACTGGAGCCTCAACGGCGATAAACACGGTCTTCGGCCCGCGGATAACGGCACCGATCTTCGTCCTCCCTACGACAATTCGAAGGGAGGAAGTTATGTCCTGGCCTGCACCGATTGCCATGAACCTCACGGCGCGCGCAACCTTTACCTCATCCGCCAGGAGGTGAACGGGGATGTATTAGGAACAAATATTCGATTTTGGTCGAGTAATCAGTGGGGTTATCTTTGCGCTCGGTGTCACAAGGATGATGCTGCGGCTTTTAACGGGACACAGTACTCTTGGAAATGGGTTCACCACTGTTCGGATGATGCCCCTTATACCGGTAGCGCCTGGGGAAAGGCCTGTACATCTTCCTCAAATGCTCCCCCTAAAATGTGTGGTCCGTGCCATGCAAATGGAGTGCGAAACTGCACCAACTGTCATGCTCACGGGAAGGACGATAGCTGGATATTGGATTACAATCCTTCTTATTACACGGGAAGGCGGTGTTTTTAG
- a CDS encoding methyl-accepting chemotaxis protein produces MERERRRRLNLRIKRDLQVWILKRTVFSMVAGMIIGFIILYFFSHRELGETYWQAHITIKRVSDLLVPVMVAAGLAGFLGSLVLLVFFPQKIAGPIYRLERDFCNHLKEGDLTFRFSLRRDDPFQTLPQAINEAVGTLRERVREVARRADAARRALEEGRSEEALRELRGLEEFMRTHLKF; encoded by the coding sequence ATGGAACGGGAGAGAAGACGGCGTTTGAATCTGAGGATCAAGAGGGATCTCCAGGTCTGGATCCTCAAGCGTACGGTTTTTTCCATGGTGGCGGGGATGATCATCGGTTTTATTATTCTGTATTTTTTCAGCCATCGGGAGCTGGGGGAGACCTACTGGCAGGCCCACATCACCATCAAGCGGGTGAGTGATCTTCTGGTGCCGGTGATGGTGGCCGCCGGTCTGGCCGGTTTTCTGGGGAGTCTGGTGCTTCTGGTCTTCTTTCCCCAGAAGATTGCCGGGCCGATATATCGGCTGGAGAGGGATTTCTGCAATCACCTGAAGGAGGGGGATTTAACCTTCAGGTTTTCTTTGCGGAGGGACGATCCCTTTCAGACTCTGCCGCAGGCCATAAACGAGGCGGTAGGAACTCTTCGGGAACGGGTACGCGAGGTGGCCCGTCGGGCCGACGCGGCGAGGCGAGCCCTTGAGGAGGGGCGGTCTGAAGAGGCCCTCCGGGAATTGAGGGGGCTTGAGGAATTTATGAGGACGCATCTCAAATTCTGA